The following are encoded in a window of Flavobacterium psychrotrophum genomic DNA:
- a CDS encoding ABC transporter permease, giving the protein MSLSLIIKREFTAKVRNKSFIVMTFLSPLLFVAMGGLVAYLSSVNKDEVTKIAIYDQSGFLKDDLKSDDHIQYNDLTALPFEAAKKEATKDYVGLVYVPKLTDTVQLQSKVQYISNESPNVEFVSGLERIINDKVTKANLKRLHFDYDKIEKAKADTAVKLSKFSGEETTKGATWLRIGIGGGSGYLIMMFIIIYGNMVMRSVIEEKTNRIIEIIISSVKPFRLMMGKIVGTSLAGLLQFFIWAVLGTVLLIVLTSVFGMEMGGGAGMAQQQAAQVSQSDAALIFAELLKLPLFTMFISFIVFFIGGFYLYSSLYAAIGAAVDSETDSQQFLLPIIMPLMLGVYVGFFTVMSDPNGTVATVFSMIPLTSPIVMLMRIPFGVPLWQVLLSVGILFATFFLVVWFAAKIYRIGILMYGKKPTYKEIFKWLKY; this is encoded by the coding sequence ATGAGCTTATCATTAATTATAAAAAGGGAATTTACGGCTAAGGTGCGCAACAAGTCGTTTATTGTAATGACGTTTCTTAGTCCGCTGTTGTTTGTAGCTATGGGTGGGCTTGTGGCATATCTTTCTAGTGTTAACAAAGATGAAGTTACCAAGATAGCGATATATGACCAAAGCGGTTTTTTAAAAGACGACCTTAAAAGCGATGACCATATCCAGTACAACGACCTTACTGCACTGCCATTTGAAGCGGCTAAAAAAGAGGCCACTAAAGATTATGTTGGGCTTGTTTATGTGCCTAAGCTTACCGATACTGTACAACTGCAAAGCAAGGTACAGTACATAAGCAATGAGAGTCCTAATGTAGAATTTGTGTCAGGGCTAGAGCGTATTATAAACGATAAAGTTACTAAGGCTAATCTTAAGAGGCTTCATTTTGATTATGATAAAATAGAAAAGGCTAAGGCCGATACAGCTGTAAAACTGAGCAAATTTAGTGGCGAAGAAACCACTAAGGGTGCAACCTGGTTACGCATTGGCATCGGTGGCGGTTCTGGCTACCTTATCATGATGTTTATTATTATTTATGGTAATATGGTAATGCGCAGCGTTATTGAAGAAAAAACAAACCGTATTATTGAAATTATCATATCATCGGTAAAACCATTCAGGCTCATGATGGGCAAAATTGTAGGTACATCATTAGCCGGCTTGCTACAGTTTTTTATCTGGGCAGTATTGGGCACGGTGTTGCTTATCGTACTTACCAGTGTATTTGGAATGGAAATGGGTGGTGGTGCCGGCATGGCACAACAGCAGGCCGCGCAGGTTAGCCAGAGCGATGCAGCACTAATTTTTGCTGAATTGCTTAAACTGCCATTATTTACCATGTTCATTTCGTTTATCGTGTTTTTTATTGGAGGATTTTATTTGTACAGTTCATTATATGCAGCCATTGGTGCAGCAGTAGATAGCGAGACCGATTCTCAGCAGTTCCTTTTACCTATCATCATGCCATTAATGTTGGGGGTATATGTAGGCTTTTTTACCGTTATGAGCGATCCTAACGGTACAGTGGCGACTGTTTTTAGTATGATACCATTAACATCGCCTATTGTTATGCTAATGCGTATACCGTTTGGTGTGCCGCTTTGGCAGGTATTACTGTCAGTAGGCATATTGTTTGCTACTTTCTTTTTAGTGGTGTGGTTTGCGGCAAAAATTTACCGCATAGGTATATTGATGTATGGCAAAAAGCCAACGTATAAAGAGATATTCAAGTGGCTTAAGTATTAG
- a CDS encoding sigma-54-dependent transcriptional regulator, with amino-acid sequence MPKILIIEDEAAIRRVLGKILSEENDTYKVEEAADGQEGLEKIKNDDYDLVLCDIKMPKMDGVEVLEAVKKIKPEIPFVMISGHGDLETAINTMRLGAFDYISKPPDLNRLLNTVRNALDRKVLVVENKMLKKKVSKSYEMVGASDAINHIKEIIEKVAPTDARVLITGPNGTGKEAVAHWLHEKSDRATAPFIEVNCAAIPSELIESELFGHVKGAFTSAVKDRAGKFEAADNGTIFLDEIGDMSLPAQAKVLRALQENMIQRVGAEKDIKVNVRVIAATNKDLKKEIAEGRFREDLYHRLAVILVKVPALNDRRDDIPLLVEHFAEKIASEQGNAQKRFSTDAINLLQEYDWTGNIRELRNVVERLIILGGSEISETDVRLFASK; translated from the coding sequence ATGCCAAAAATACTGATAATAGAAGATGAAGCCGCCATTCGCCGTGTGCTGGGCAAGATACTTAGTGAGGAAAACGACACCTACAAAGTAGAGGAAGCCGCAGACGGGCAGGAAGGGCTTGAAAAAATAAAGAACGACGATTACGACCTTGTACTGTGCGACATTAAGATGCCAAAAATGGATGGTGTCGAGGTGCTGGAAGCCGTAAAAAAGATTAAGCCTGAGATTCCGTTTGTAATGATCTCCGGTCATGGCGACCTTGAAACCGCCATTAACACCATGCGTCTTGGGGCTTTTGACTATATCTCAAAACCACCCGACCTTAACAGGCTGCTAAACACGGTACGTAATGCGCTCGACCGTAAAGTGCTTGTGGTAGAAAACAAGATGCTGAAAAAGAAGGTTAGCAAAAGCTATGAAATGGTTGGGGCCAGCGATGCCATTAACCACATTAAAGAAATCATTGAAAAGGTAGCGCCTACCGATGCCCGCGTACTTATTACGGGGCCAAACGGTACCGGTAAAGAAGCCGTAGCCCACTGGCTGCACGAAAAAAGTGACCGTGCCACAGCTCCTTTTATTGAGGTAAACTGTGCCGCCATACCCAGCGAACTTATAGAGAGCGAACTTTTTGGTCATGTTAAGGGTGCGTTTACCAGTGCAGTAAAAGACCGTGCCGGTAAGTTTGAAGCGGCAGATAACGGCACCATCTTCCTGGATGAGATAGGCGATATGAGCCTTCCGGCGCAGGCTAAGGTGTTGCGTGCGCTTCAGGAGAATATGATACAAAGGGTAGGGGCTGAGAAAGATATTAAAGTTAATGTGCGCGTAATTGCGGCTACAAATAAAGACCTGAAAAAAGAAATTGCCGAAGGCCGTTTCCGTGAGGATTTATACCACCGCCTTGCCGTAATACTGGTTAAGGTTCCGGCGCTAAACGACAGGCGCGATGATATTCCGCTGCTTGTAGAGCACTTTGCCGAAAAGATAGCCAGCGAGCAGGGCAACGCCCAGAAACGCTTCTCTACAGATGCTATAAATCTGTTACAGGAGTATGACTGGACGGGTAACATCCGCGAACTGCGAAATGTGGTAGAACGCCTTATTATTCTTGGCGGCAGCGAAATATCTGAAACCGATGTAAGGCTTTTTGCCAGTAAATAA
- a CDS encoding DEAD/DEAH box helicase produces MKLKKINPGLQQDLEIAGLTEATELQRETFGSIKSGADCVICGPSEEGKTTAIVINVIQKLEKEFMESPRALIFVQDKPKMLEMMDLFEKFGKHTDLRVYGVHDKTNLDEDKNQISLGIDVLIGTPIRLSDMFGGAGFDVNQLKMFIVDDADILLKARHETRIARISDGIAKVQRLFFTDVITERVESVADRLMIEPLFFEMEEGEEEEEHDDEAEGFEHEAE; encoded by the coding sequence GTGAAATTAAAAAAAATAAACCCCGGATTACAACAAGACCTTGAAATAGCGGGCTTGACTGAAGCTACAGAACTTCAGAGAGAAACTTTTGGATCAATTAAGAGCGGTGCAGACTGCGTTATTTGCGGTCCTTCTGAAGAGGGTAAGACCACAGCTATTGTAATTAACGTAATCCAGAAGCTTGAAAAAGAGTTTATGGAGTCGCCCCGTGCACTGATATTTGTACAGGATAAGCCTAAGATGCTGGAGATGATGGACCTGTTTGAGAAATTTGGCAAGCATACAGACCTTCGCGTATATGGCGTGCACGATAAGACCAATCTTGATGAGGATAAAAACCAGATATCTCTGGGTATTGATGTGCTTATAGGTACACCAATAAGACTGAGCGATATGTTTGGTGGTGCCGGCTTTGACGTAAACCAGCTTAAAATGTTTATTGTTGATGATGCCGATATATTGCTAAAGGCAAGGCACGAAACCAGGATTGCCCGCATTAGCGATGGTATAGCCAAAGTACAGCGCCTGTTTTTTACCGATGTTATTACCGAGCGTGTAGAGTCGGTTGCAGACAGGCTGATGATAGAACCGCTTTTCTTTGAAATGGAAGAAGGGGAGGAAGAAGAAGAACATGACGACGAAGCCGAAGGCTTTGAGCATGAGGCTGAATAG
- a CDS encoding Uma2 family endonuclease produces the protein MPAITDISQLDMDKTYSYADYLTWKFQDRLELLKGKIFKMSPAPGRTHQTIVGRFHIELAKYFAKGKCQLYLSPFDVRMLNRKKSTPDKEVYTVVQPDLCVVCSEDKLDERGCNGAPDLVIEILSPGNSKKELGIKFDLYEEAGVLEYWIVEPAEKTVFVYSLVNGKLSGQRPLTEDDLIKSPLFPQLDFSIAEIFE, from the coding sequence ATGCCTGCAATTACCGATATCAGCCAGCTGGATATGGATAAGACCTATTCATATGCCGATTACCTTACCTGGAAATTTCAGGACAGGCTCGAATTGCTTAAAGGTAAAATATTTAAGATGAGTCCCGCACCGGGAAGGACACATCAAACTATTGTAGGCAGGTTTCATATTGAACTGGCTAAATATTTTGCTAAAGGCAAGTGTCAGCTATATTTATCTCCGTTTGACGTGCGAATGCTCAACCGCAAAAAGAGTACGCCCGATAAAGAAGTATATACGGTAGTACAGCCTGACCTATGTGTGGTTTGCAGTGAAGATAAATTAGATGAGCGTGGCTGTAACGGTGCGCCAGATCTTGTTATAGAGATACTTTCTCCCGGTAATTCTAAAAAGGAATTGGGTATTAAATTTGACCTTTATGAAGAGGCCGGCGTGCTGGAGTACTGGATTGTAGAACCTGCCGAAAAAACAGTATTTGTCTATTCTCTGGTTAACGGTAAACTTTCGGGACAGCGCCCGCTGACGGAAGATGACCTTATTAAAAGTCCGTTATTTCCACAACTTGATTTTAGCATAGCTGAAATTTTTGAATAA
- a CDS encoding GNAT family N-acetyltransferase: protein MMQLQSDRLYYRRFTPADDVLMYALDSNPEVHRYLGNNPVTDICQVQVYINSLLDQYERNGIGRMAAFTKDTDEFIGWGGLKLEHNVNGREQFYDIGYRLLPQFWGKGYATESATFFIDYGFTTLNIPVINATALRANIASCKGLIKSGLTEIETFDYNGDEAVWFEVRRKLSL, encoded by the coding sequence ATGATGCAACTACAATCAGACCGCCTTTATTACCGCCGCTTTACACCGGCAGATGATGTACTTATGTATGCGCTTGATTCTAACCCCGAAGTGCACCGTTATCTGGGTAATAATCCTGTAACAGATATTTGCCAGGTGCAGGTATATATCAATAGCCTGCTCGATCAGTATGAGCGCAATGGCATTGGCCGTATGGCTGCCTTTACAAAAGATACAGATGAATTTATTGGCTGGGGCGGATTAAAACTGGAGCACAATGTAAACGGACGCGAACAGTTTTATGACATTGGTTACCGCCTGTTACCACAGTTTTGGGGTAAAGGCTACGCTACGGAGTCAGCTACGTTTTTTATTGATTATGGTTTTACTACGCTAAACATTCCTGTAATTAATGCCACAGCACTGCGTGCAAATATAGCATCCTGCAAAGGCCTTATAAAGTCTGGCCTTACAGAGATTGAAACATTTGATTATAACGGCGACGAAGCCGTTTGGTTTGAGGTTAGGCGAAAGTTATCTCTATAG
- the secA gene encoding preprotein translocase subunit SecA: protein MSLINSILKAFVGDKSQKDIKAIQPLVNKIKSYEGALAQLSHDELRAKTVYFKDTIKKARADKDAKIASYLEEVEKTQDIDAREDIYASIDALEKEAYEISEKTLLEILPEAFAVVKETARRFKENSTITVTATAKDRELSAEKPYITLDGDKSVWANQWNAAGKEITWDMIHYDVQLIGGIVLHQGKIAEMQTGEGKTLVATLPMYLNALTGNGVHLVTVNDYLARRDSTWKAPLFEFHGMTVDCIDNHQPNGDARRKAYAADITYGTNNEFGFDYLRDNMAHAPSDLVQRKHNFAIVDEVDSVLVDDARTPLIISGPVPQGDRHEFNELKPKVDNLVNLQRTLLNGVLAEAKKLLKEGKTKEAGFLLLRVHRGLPKNKALIKFLSEEGVKQLLQKTENQYMADNNRDMHKIDEALYFVIEEKNNQVELTDNGIKFLSQDTDGDFFVLPDIGTEIANIEKQKLDKDTETEKKEELFADFSIKSERIHTLTQLLKAYTLFEKDVEYVIMENKIMIVDEQTGRIMDGRRYSDGLHQAIEAKENVKIEAATQTFATITLQNYFRMYSKLGGMTGTAVTEAGEFWEIYKLDVVEIPTNRGIARKDHEDLIYKTMREKFNAVIEDTVLLSEAGRPVLIGTTSVEISELLSRMLKMRNIPHNVLNAKLHKKEADIVTEAGKAGIVTIATNMAGRGTDIKLTPEVKAKGGLAIIGTERHDSRRVDRQLRGRAGRQGDPGSSQFYISLEDNLMRLFGSERVAKVMDRMGLKEGEVIQHSMMTKSIERAQKKVEENNFGQRKRLLEYDDVMNKQRENVYKKRRHALFGDRLKVDIADMMYEMAENIVENNKPVHDFKNFEFDLIRSFSMSSPVTEAEFGKLNERDLTGKIYKTVLDTYTEKNKRNAAEAFIVIKNVYENNNGQYERIVVPFTDGIKTLNVVTNLEKAYQSEGATLVDDFEKNITLAIVDEAWKKHLRKMDELKQSVQLAVHEQKDPLLIYKEEAYKLFKRTLNEINREVISFLFRADLPSQNANNIQEAREVAAPQEKYTEIKEEVLNSDELAAKAREVSQQSQASQPVTETIVRDAPKINRNDNVTVKHVISGKTETMKYKKAEGLLNTGEWVLTATEE, encoded by the coding sequence ATGAGTTTAATAAACAGCATACTTAAAGCCTTTGTGGGCGATAAGTCGCAAAAAGACATTAAGGCAATACAGCCACTGGTAAATAAGATCAAATCTTATGAAGGTGCGCTTGCGCAACTGTCTCACGACGAGCTTAGGGCAAAAACGGTATACTTTAAAGATACCATTAAAAAAGCCCGCGCCGATAAAGATGCCAAAATAGCATCGTACCTTGAAGAGGTAGAAAAAACGCAGGATATCGACGCCCGCGAGGACATCTATGCTTCTATCGACGCGCTTGAAAAAGAGGCGTATGAAATATCTGAAAAAACCCTTTTAGAAATACTGCCGGAAGCATTTGCAGTAGTTAAGGAAACAGCACGCCGCTTTAAAGAGAACAGTACCATTACGGTTACTGCTACTGCTAAAGACCGCGAACTGAGTGCTGAGAAACCTTATATTACGCTTGATGGCGACAAATCGGTCTGGGCTAACCAGTGGAATGCCGCAGGTAAAGAAATTACCTGGGACATGATTCACTACGATGTGCAGCTTATAGGTGGTATTGTATTACACCAGGGTAAAATTGCAGAGATGCAAACCGGTGAGGGTAAAACCCTTGTGGCTACCCTGCCTATGTACCTTAACGCACTTACCGGAAATGGTGTTCACCTTGTAACGGTGAATGACTACCTGGCACGACGCGACAGTACCTGGAAAGCACCATTGTTCGAGTTCCACGGTATGACGGTAGACTGTATTGACAACCACCAGCCAAACGGCGATGCTCGCCGCAAAGCTTATGCTGCTGACATTACTTATGGTACAAACAATGAATTTGGTTTTGACTACCTTAGGGATAACATGGCGCACGCGCCGTCTGACCTTGTGCAGCGCAAGCATAACTTTGCCATTGTAGATGAGGTCGATTCAGTACTTGTAGATGATGCACGTACCCCACTTATCATATCTGGCCCGGTACCGCAAGGAGACCGCCACGAGTTTAACGAACTTAAGCCAAAAGTAGACAACCTTGTTAATCTGCAACGTACATTGCTAAACGGTGTACTTGCTGAGGCTAAAAAATTGCTAAAAGAAGGCAAAACTAAAGAAGCCGGTTTCCTTTTACTGAGGGTACACCGCGGATTGCCAAAAAATAAGGCGCTTATTAAATTCCTTAGTGAGGAGGGTGTGAAGCAATTGCTTCAAAAAACAGAGAACCAGTACATGGCCGACAACAATCGTGATATGCACAAGATTGATGAGGCACTGTACTTTGTTATCGAAGAAAAAAACAACCAGGTAGAGCTTACTGATAACGGTATTAAGTTCCTGTCTCAGGATACCGATGGCGATTTCTTTGTACTTCCGGATATCGGGACAGAGATTGCTAACATCGAAAAACAAAAGCTTGACAAGGATACAGAAACAGAAAAGAAAGAAGAACTTTTTGCAGATTTCTCTATCAAGAGCGAGCGCATCCATACACTTACACAGCTTCTAAAAGCCTATACCCTTTTTGAAAAAGACGTGGAATATGTAATCATGGAGAACAAGATCATGATCGTAGACGAGCAAACCGGACGTATTATGGACGGTCGTCGTTATTCTGACGGACTTCACCAGGCTATTGAGGCTAAAGAAAATGTAAAGATCGAAGCTGCCACACAAACTTTTGCTACCATTACCCTGCAAAACTATTTCAGGATGTACAGCAAACTGGGCGGTATGACCGGTACTGCGGTAACTGAAGCCGGCGAATTCTGGGAAATATACAAGTTAGACGTAGTTGAGATACCTACTAACAGGGGTATTGCCCGTAAAGACCATGAAGATCTTATTTATAAGACCATGCGCGAAAAGTTCAACGCAGTTATCGAAGATACTGTGTTGCTTTCTGAAGCCGGAAGGCCGGTACTTATCGGTACGACTTCGGTAGAGATCTCAGAACTTTTAAGCCGTATGCTTAAGATGAGGAACATCCCTCACAACGTACTGAATGCTAAGCTTCACAAAAAAGAAGCTGATATTGTAACCGAAGCCGGTAAAGCAGGTATTGTAACCATAGCTACTAACATGGCCGGACGTGGTACGGATATCAAGCTTACACCGGAAGTTAAGGCTAAAGGCGGGCTTGCCATTATAGGTACAGAGCGCCACGATTCCCGCCGTGTAGACCGCCAGCTGCGAGGCCGTGCAGGACGCCAGGGCGACCCGGGTAGCTCTCAGTTCTACATATCGCTTGAAGATAACCTTATGCGTCTTTTCGGTTCTGAAAGGGTTGCAAAAGTTATGGACCGTATGGGCCTTAAAGAAGGTGAAGTGATACAGCACTCTATGATGACAAAATCTATAGAACGTGCCCAGAAAAAAGTAGAAGAAAACAACTTTGGCCAGCGTAAGCGCCTGCTTGAATATGACGACGTTATGAACAAGCAGCGTGAAAACGTGTACAAAAAGAGGAGACACGCCCTTTTTGGCGACAGGCTAAAAGTGGATATTGCCGACATGATGTATGAGATGGCTGAAAATATTGTTGAAAACAATAAGCCGGTACACGACTTTAAAAACTTTGAATTCGACCTTATCCGTTCGTTCTCTATGAGTTCGCCGGTAACTGAGGCAGAGTTTGGCAAGCTTAACGAAAGAGACCTTACAGGCAAGATATATAAAACGGTTTTAGATACCTACACCGAAAAGAATAAGCGCAATGCCGCTGAAGCTTTTATTGTTATCAAGAACGTTTACGAAAACAACAACGGCCAGTATGAGCGCATTGTGGTTCCGTTTACTGATGGTATTAAAACCCTTAACGTAGTTACTAACCTTGAAAAGGCGTACCAAAGTGAGGGAGCTACTTTAGTAGATGATTTTGAAAAAAATATTACCCTTGCCATTGTAGACGAAGCCTGGAAAAAGCACCTGCGCAAAATGGATGAGCTAAAACAATCAGTTCAGCTTGCCGTGCACGAGCAGAAAGACCCATTGCTTATCTACAAAGAAGAGGCTTACAAGCTGTTTAAGCGCACGCTTAACGAAATAAACCGTGAGGTAATATCATTCCTTTTCAGGGCCGACCTGCCTTCTCAAAATGCTAACAACATTCAGGAAGCAAGAGAGGTAGCTGCACCACAGGAAAAATATACCGAAATTAAGGAAGAGGTATTAAACAGCGATGAACTGGCTGCAAAAGCACGCGAGGTATCGCAGCAGAGCCAGGCTTCTCAGCCCGTAACCGAAACCATAGTAAGGGATGCCCCAAAAATTAACCGTAACGACAATGTTACTGTTAAGCACGTAATTAGCGGCAAGACCGAAACAATGAAATACAAAAAGGCAGAAGGCCTTTTAAATACAGGCGAATGGGTACTTACTGCTACTGAAGAGTAA
- a CDS encoding DUF2795 domain-containing protein, with product MYWTLELASYLSDAPWPATKDELIDYAIRTGAPLEVVENLQSIEDEGEIYESMEEIWPDYPTDEDYLWNEDEY from the coding sequence ATGTATTGGACATTAGAATTGGCATCTTATTTAAGTGATGCCCCGTGGCCGGCTACCAAAGACGAGCTTATAGACTACGCTATCAGGACAGGAGCTCCGCTTGAGGTGGTAGAAAACCTTCAGTCTATCGAAGATGAAGGCGAGATCTACGAATCAATGGAGGAAATATGGCCGGATTATCCAACGGACGAAGATTATCTTTGGAACGAGGATGAATACTAA
- a CDS encoding cob(I)yrinic acid a,c-diamide adenosyltransferase, with the protein MKVYTKTGDKGSTALFGGTRVPKHHIRIESYGTVDELNSHIGLIRDQDINPDYKKILEKVQDRLFTLGAILATAPDKAILKNGKERLNIPKISEADIQLLENEIDDMESQLEPMTHFVLPGGHTTVSYCHIARCVCRRAERLSVHLMELEPFDDNVLAYLNRLSDYLFVLARKLSKDLQAVEVKWIPEKL; encoded by the coding sequence ATGAAAGTATATACAAAAACCGGTGATAAAGGCAGTACGGCTCTTTTTGGGGGTACGCGTGTGCCCAAACACCATATAAGAATAGAGAGTTATGGCACAGTAGATGAGCTTAACTCGCACATTGGCCTTATCCGCGATCAGGATATCAACCCTGATTATAAGAAAATTCTTGAAAAAGTACAGGACAGGCTCTTTACTCTGGGTGCCATATTGGCAACAGCGCCAGACAAAGCCATTTTAAAGAACGGTAAAGAACGTCTTAACATACCTAAAATATCTGAGGCCGACATCCAACTTCTTGAAAACGAAATAGACGACATGGAAAGCCAGCTCGAACCCATGACACATTTTGTGCTTCCGGGTGGCCATACAACTGTGTCATACTGTCATATAGCCAGGTGTGTTTGCCGTCGTGCAGAGCGCCTTTCGGTACATTTAATGGAACTGGAACCCTTTGATGATAACGTTTTGGCATACCTTAACCGACTTTCTGACTACCTTTTTGTATTGGCACGAAAGTTGTCCAAAGATTTGCAGGCGGTTGAAGTAAAATGGATACCGGAAAAGCTGTAG
- a CDS encoding ABC transporter ATP-binding protein, translating to MAQPIIEIKDIKRDFPLGGETIHVLKGVNLTINKGEYVALMGPSGSGKSTFMNVLGCLDTPTSGSYVLNGKDVSKMSDNELAEIRNKEIGFVFQTFNLLPRTTALDNVALPMVYAGYKKPERVARASKVLTQVGLSDRMDHQPNQLSGGQRQRVAVARALVNSPSIILADEPTGNLDSKTSVEIMGLFGDIHANGNTVILVTHEEDIAAYAHRVIRLRDGVIESDNVNPNPHK from the coding sequence ATGGCACAACCTATAATAGAAATAAAAGATATTAAGCGTGATTTTCCGCTTGGCGGCGAAACCATACACGTACTTAAAGGCGTAAACCTTACCATAAATAAAGGCGAATATGTTGCCCTTATGGGGCCTTCAGGTTCGGGCAAGAGTACGTTCATGAACGTGTTGGGCTGCTTAGACACGCCTACATCCGGCAGTTATGTGCTTAACGGTAAAGATGTAAGTAAGATGAGCGATAACGAACTGGCCGAGATTCGTAACAAAGAAATTGGTTTTGTATTCCAGACGTTTAACCTCCTGCCCCGCACTACTGCATTAGATAATGTGGCGCTGCCTATGGTATATGCCGGCTATAAAAAACCAGAACGTGTGGCACGTGCCAGCAAGGTGCTTACCCAGGTAGGCCTTTCAGACCGTATGGACCACCAGCCAAACCAGCTTTCGGGTGGGCAAAGGCAGCGTGTAGCGGTAGCAAGGGCATTGGTAAACAGCCCGTCCATTATCCTTGCCGATGAGCCTACAGGTAACCTTGATAGTAAAACATCAGTAGAGATCATGGGGCTCTTTGGCGACATACACGCTAATGGTAATACCGTTATACTTGTAACCCACGAAGAAGATATAGCCGCATACGCACACCGCGTTATACGCCTGCGCGACGGCGTTATAGAGAGTGATAATGTAAATCCTAATCCGCATAAATAG
- a CDS encoding DUF4476 domain-containing protein produces MKKFTLLLAMLLMAGFSATAQRFPTGNLTVYSEDGTPFYLILNGQRYNDKAQTQVRIEMLPNPYYDCKVIFANNKIPTITKNVSITDEDDLYQDVTYRIKKDRKGKRVLRFYSAIPATQNMMPPSNCAVYHYGEPNDMYIGPDGTQYHQTVTQTTTNDGFGMNVNMPGFGMNVNVPGNGTTTTTTTTTTTNGGGYTQNSNYNNNGNYNNNNGYNNGNNNQNNGGYNNNNGGYNNGNNNGGYNNGNNNQNNNNNTSGCRNAMTTTDFEDACSTIKNTSFDDTRLSTAKLVLERNCVSTNQVITLMKMLSFEANKLELAKYAYGYCVERNNYFKVVNAFSFDASKKELNEYIKGR; encoded by the coding sequence ATGAAAAAGTTTACCTTACTACTCGCAATGCTATTAATGGCTGGCTTTAGCGCCACAGCCCAACGGTTTCCTACCGGAAATCTTACCGTTTACAGCGAAGACGGTACACCATTCTATCTTATATTAAACGGCCAGCGCTATAATGATAAGGCACAAACACAGGTGCGTATAGAAATGCTGCCTAATCCTTATTATGACTGCAAGGTTATTTTTGCAAATAACAAAATACCTACCATCACTAAAAATGTATCTATTACAGATGAGGATGATCTTTACCAGGATGTAACCTATCGCATAAAAAAAGACAGGAAAGGCAAACGTGTGCTACGCTTTTACTCTGCCATACCGGCTACCCAAAACATGATGCCGCCATCTAACTGCGCGGTGTACCACTATGGCGAACCAAATGATATGTATATAGGCCCCGATGGTACCCAGTACCACCAGACCGTAACACAAACTACTACTAACGATGGTTTTGGAATGAACGTTAATATGCCCGGTTTTGGAATGAATGTAAACGTTCCGGGTAATGGCACAACCACCACTACAACTACTACCACAACAACAAATGGCGGCGGTTATACCCAAAACAGCAACTATAATAACAACGGAAATTATAACAATAACAATGGTTATAATAACGGCAACAACAACCAAAACAATGGTGGTTATAACAACAATAATGGTGGCTATAATAACGGAAACAATAACGGCGGCTATAATAACGGCAACAACAACCAAAACAACAATAATAACACCAGTGGCTGCCGTAACGCCATGACCACTACAGATTTTGAAGATGCCTGTTCTACCATTAAAAACACAAGCTTTGACGATACCCGCCTTAGCACTGCTAAACTGGTACTTGAGAGAAATTGCGTGAGCACAAACCAGGTAATTACATTAATGAAAATGCTGAGCTTTGAAGCCAACAAACTTGAACTTGCTAAATATGCTTATGGCTATTGCGTAGAGCGCAACAACTACTTTAAGGTAGTAAATGCGTTTAGCTTTGACGCCAGTAAAAAAGAACTTAACGAGTATATTAAGGGAAGATAA
- a CDS encoding helix-turn-helix domain-containing protein, whose protein sequence is MIHNEKEYKAIAERIEILLQDPGNIENEEAQGYVELNILSNLVADYEEKYMPIKKPTLIDTMKLRMYERGLNQKKLSELLGVSTSRVSEYLTGKSEPTLTIARDISQKLDIDPVIVLGIK, encoded by the coding sequence ATGATACATAACGAAAAAGAGTACAAAGCGATAGCCGAGAGGATAGAAATTCTTTTACAAGATCCTGGAAACATCGAAAATGAGGAAGCTCAGGGCTATGTAGAATTAAACATTTTATCTAATCTTGTAGCTGATTATGAAGAAAAGTATATGCCCATAAAAAAACCTACATTAATCGATACGATGAAACTTCGTATGTATGAACGCGGTTTAAACCAAAAGAAATTATCAGAACTCTTGGGGGTAAGTACATCAAGGGTAAGTGAATATTTAACCGGAAAAAGCGAACCTACTCTAACAATTGCACGCGATATAAGTCAAAAGCTTGACATTGACCCGGTAATTGTATTAGGAATAAAATAG